One Companilactobacillus farciminis KCTC 3681 = DSM 20184 genomic window, TTTAAAAGAGATTCAGGAATTAAATATGCTAGAAAGACGGAAAATAAACCGAATGAAAAAGTGTTTATTACCGTAAGATCAGGAAATGCTTTCCAGTAATTCCTAATAATATTTAGAACTGATGCGAATGAACCAATAAGTACCATTGGAATAGCTGCCAAAATACCATCTTGAATTGAAGCAATCCAATCATTCTTTGCTAATCTGTTCACTTTGGGAGCAAATTTGTCTCCCATCCATGACATTAGAGAATTCATCATTTTTCATTTTCCTTCCCAGTTTTATCATTTAATATTTCTACCATTTGCTTAATTAGACTAACTTCACTTTGTGTAGTCATTAATGTATCTTGAGCATGTCCAAAAAGAGCAAGATAGGGTATTTCTTCTCCTTCTGCTTCTAGTTGAAGAGTATTTGTTTGATATTGATGAGCTTTTGTAACTTCATCATTTGCACTCTCCAGTAGTTTATTGGATTCTTCAACTTTTCCTTCTTTAGATTTTTTTATTGCATCATATGCAAAATCTTTTGCATTTCCTGCATGTAAGATTACTTGCATAGAGATACTGATCAATTTTTCTCTTGTAATTCCTTCAGACATTTTAAAATTATTCTCCTAATTCTTTTTCAATAAATTTAACTAATCGTTTTCCATCTAGGGAGCCATAAATCATTTGAGGAATTACAGCACTTTTTACGTTGTTTTTATCAGTCATCTCTTTGAAATCGTCTAACATATACTTCAAATGTGGAGCGAAAAGTAAAAGATCAATTTTATCCATAAAATCTTCTGCTTCTGATTCACTTCTAGCCTTAATGTCCAAATCTAATCCTGATTTTTTAGCAGCTTTTCTTGTTGCTGCAGCCATAAATCCTGATGATGCACCTGAACCACATACTAATAAAACGCTTTGTTTACTCATAATTGTTACCTCCAATTTCTTTACGCTTATATAATAATTTATTTTAGAAACCGATTACATTTTATAATTTCACTCCCTAGGTGAAATTAATTAATCTTTAACTAAAATCCCCCTCAAACATTGTTGTAATTAACATTTGAGGGGGGTGATTAAATGTGCACTTCATTTAGATTTTAGTTTCAGTTTTTATTTGTAATCTTTAGTGTTTAGTTTGAGACTTTTATCTAGGGCGGAAACGTTACTTTGAATATTACTGTCCGTATATTCTTCTAGAAAATCATTTTCTGGTAACAGAATGTTGACTGGGGCTTCTAGTATTTCGTATGGTTCAATATTAAGAATCATTGCAATGTTATCGAAGACTTCACGCTTTCGAGGAAGAGTTCCAAAAGAATTATCATCAAGGTTTTTGTAGTTAGCAATTGATTGTCTCCCAAGCCCTACTTTTTCAGCGAGTTCTCTTATTGAGTTGTAGGTTAAAAGTTTAATGAAGATTCTGTTTAATTTCTTAGTTCGCTTAAAGTTCTCAACTAAGTAAATACGGTTTATTTTAGAAAGATTTTCATAGTTATCGTAGTTATACTTAGCTATTTCCACTGAATCATCGGTACCGTAAATAATGTCTTCAAGGGATATATTAAGCTCTAGAGCCAGTTTAACTAGGACAGAGAAGGTAATTCTGTTAGTCATGGTAGTACTGTATTTTCCGTCCCAAAGGCGATCCATTAAATAATTTTTGTTTACTTTTCCGGTAGTGTGATAAGTTTCAGTATCTTCAAGGTATTTGTAA contains:
- a CDS encoding PTS lactose/cellobiose transporter subunit IIA, which encodes MSEGITREKLISISMQVILHAGNAKDFAYDAIKKSKEGKVEESNKLLESANDEVTKAHQYQTNTLQLEAEGEEIPYLALFGHAQDTLMTTQSEVSLIKQMVEILNDKTGKENEK
- a CDS encoding PTS lactose transporter subunit IIB — encoded protein: MSKQSVLLVCGSGASSGFMAAATRKAAKKSGLDLDIKARSESEAEDFMDKIDLLLFAPHLKYMLDDFKEMTDKNNVKSAVIPQMIYGSLDGKRLVKFIEKELGE
- a CDS encoding helix-turn-helix domain-containing protein, with the translated sequence MSDIPFSDDFISYFLNHMGYKYLEDTETYHTTGKVNKNYLMDRLWDGKYSTTMTNRITFSVLVKLALELNISLEDIIYGTDDSVEIAKYNYDNYENLSKINRIYLVENFKRTKKLNRIFIKLLTYNSIRELAEKVGLGRQSIANYKNLDDNSFGTLPRKREVFDNIAMILNIEPYEILEAPVNILLPENDFLEEYTDSNIQSNVSALDKSLKLNTKDYK